ACATCTGTTTGACCATTTTCCATATCTACATCACTGGTGTTGGCTGTAGATGATAAGCTAATAATTGATGCAGATCTTGTACCACTAGTATGCGGTCCAGAATACGGCTCCAAATTAGTTCGTGTGCCTACAATGCTTCTAGTAGTAGGATCTTGATTTTCAGCGTTATTTCTGTCATAATTATTCCATTGAAGTAAATTATCAACAACCCTTTCCATTAATATagttctttttgttttatcgATATTTGGGCGttcaaatttcattttagAGTTATTTAGTGCGCCGTCATATTTTGATTCAAATATCTCTACTTTTAATTCATATGAAGATAATTTTGGTGATTCAGCAGTACCAATATTGGGATCAATGGTttcatttgtattattcAGAGACTctatattatcatcatcgGTATTTATTGTTGTTCTGAATGCACCAATGGctaattttttctcttttaaacttttatGTGGATCTACAACTATTGCTACGAAGGGGTCTTGATAAGTTTGATTTAAGTTTTGAGTTTGCATATCAATTGAACTGAGCCAACAATCATAACCAGGATGTGAATGATACCAACCAATGACTGTTCTGTGAGAATTTCCTTGACCTTGCAACATCTCATTAACATAACTGACCATATATTCGTAGGATTCTAATTGAGCATTGACTCTTGTTTCTGTTCCTTCCACAGGTAAAGCATAACTAtcatatataataaattctgTATAATCAGTTGTGCCTATTAACATCCCCATAACTTCAACATTACCTCCTCTTAGCGTATGATCGAGAATTTTCGAACAAGCTAATCGAGATATTTTCActttgttaaaaaaaagttgtGATGAAACTAACGAGGTTAAGGTACCAAGatcatttt
The window above is part of the Henningerozyma blattae CBS 6284 chromosome 2, complete genome genome. Proteins encoded here:
- the RRI1 gene encoding COP9 signalosome catalytic subunit RRI1 (similar to Saccharomyces cerevisiae RRI1 (YDL216C); ancestral locus Anc_2.67), with translation MSLSIKNIVDLKNELAKEIKTIENDSEIFTQLNNAHLRRPKYEKNLSNNELKNDLGTLTSLVSSQLFFNKVKISRLACSKILDHTLRGGNVEVMGMLIGTTDYTEFIIYDSYALPVEGTETRVNAQLESYEYMVSYVNEMLQGQGNSHRTVIGWYHSHPGYDCWLSSIDMQTQNLNQTYQDPFVAIVVDPHKSLKEKKLAIGAFRTTINTDDDNIESLNNTNETIDPNIGTAESPKLSSYELKVEIFESKYDGALNNSKMKFERPNIDKTKRTILMERVVDNLLQWNNYDRNNAENQDPTTRSIVGTRTNLEPYSGPHTSGTRSASIISLSSTANTSDVDMENGQTDVIGSPTSSVNTLDQVFFNFQICSD